A genomic region of Methylobacterium durans contains the following coding sequences:
- a CDS encoding sigma-70 family RNA polymerase sigma factor: MLIPSGLGAHQPDVRDATASAPLSVAVLDHLGFELQAAYGALMQAQPPQRLLDLIAQLDSALAVQGGNAEAFRDGLIAMLPDLRAFAMSLVPDAARADDLVQETLVRAWAAQDRFLPGSNLKAWAFTILRNQFYSECRKTKREVEDADGVMAGTLTAPAAQEHGTDLRTIWTHIAKLPAVQREALLLVGAQGLTYEAAAEVIGCQTGTVKSRVSRARSLLTSLLAMPSTRVSA, from the coding sequence ATGCTGATACCAAGCGGGCTCGGTGCGCATCAGCCAGATGTGCGGGACGCAACAGCTTCGGCTCCCCTGTCTGTAGCCGTCCTCGATCACCTCGGCTTCGAGCTGCAGGCGGCCTACGGCGCGCTGATGCAGGCTCAACCGCCGCAGCGGTTGCTCGACCTGATCGCGCAGCTCGACAGCGCGCTCGCCGTGCAGGGTGGGAACGCAGAAGCCTTCCGCGACGGCCTGATCGCGATGCTTCCTGACCTGCGAGCGTTCGCGATGTCGCTCGTCCCGGACGCGGCACGCGCCGACGACCTCGTGCAGGAGACGCTGGTTAGAGCGTGGGCAGCTCAGGATCGCTTCCTGCCGGGCTCGAACCTGAAGGCGTGGGCTTTCACGATCCTGCGCAACCAGTTCTACAGCGAGTGCCGCAAGACCAAGCGCGAGGTCGAGGACGCGGATGGCGTTATGGCCGGCACCCTGACCGCACCCGCCGCTCAGGAACATGGCACGGATCTGCGCACCATCTGGACGCACATCGCCAAGCTGCCAGCGGTCCAGCGCGAGGCCTTGTTGCTCGTGGGCGCGCAGGGCCTGACCTACGAAGCTGCCGCCGAGGTGATCGGCTGTCAGACAGGAACGGTGAAGAGCCGTGTCAGCCGGGCGCGTTCGCTTTTAACGAGCTTGCTCGCGATGCCCTCAACACGGGTGTCCGCCTAG
- a CDS encoding alpha/beta fold hydrolase — protein sequence MEYASSWLQSLKSWSLRKSRSGSLYAVAKAREAEQRHPPIGSFLTVDGVRLHYVERGQGEPLVLIHGNGTMIQDFLVSGIVDELAKRYRIIIIDRPGYGYSERPRALWTPRAHATLFQKALQQLGVSQAVVLGHSWGTLVAVALALQAPQLVRGLVLASGYYFPTLRADVILFSPPAIPVVGDAMRYTISPVISRLLLPGLIKAMFAPASVPDRFDREFPKELMLRPPQLRASAEDAALMTPVTVELQEHYRELKLPVVIVAGADDQIADVGRQSERLHGEIAYSELIVVPGMGHMIHHLAPGQVVGAVDRAIGKVGARAA from the coding sequence GTGGAGTATGCTTCGTCATGGCTCCAGTCTCTCAAGAGTTGGAGCCTCCGAAAATCCCGGAGCGGTTCACTCTACGCTGTTGCCAAGGCTCGTGAGGCGGAGCAGCGCCATCCCCCCATCGGCAGCTTCCTCACGGTCGATGGCGTGCGCCTGCATTACGTCGAGCGCGGGCAAGGCGAGCCCCTGGTGCTCATTCACGGCAACGGAACAATGATCCAGGACTTCCTGGTCAGCGGCATCGTCGATGAACTCGCCAAGCGCTACCGTATCATCATCATCGATCGTCCCGGCTACGGCTACAGTGAGCGACCGCGGGCGCTATGGACACCGCGAGCGCATGCGACCCTGTTCCAGAAGGCGCTGCAGCAGCTCGGTGTCTCGCAAGCCGTGGTGCTTGGGCATTCGTGGGGCACCCTGGTCGCGGTCGCCCTCGCGCTGCAGGCCCCTCAGCTCGTGCGCGGTCTCGTCTTAGCCTCGGGCTACTACTTTCCAACTCTGCGCGCCGACGTGATCCTGTTCTCGCCACCTGCCATCCCGGTAGTGGGTGATGCGATGCGCTACACGATCTCACCCGTGATCTCCCGGCTTCTTCTGCCGGGCCTGATCAAGGCCATGTTCGCGCCGGCCTCAGTGCCGGACCGCTTCGACCGAGAGTTCCCGAAGGAGCTGATGTTGCGGCCCCCGCAGCTGCGAGCCTCCGCTGAGGACGCTGCGCTGATGACGCCCGTCACGGTTGAGCTTCAGGAGCACTATCGCGAGTTGAAGCTACCCGTCGTGATCGTCGCGGGTGCGGACGATCAGATCGCAGATGTCGGCCGCCAGTCAGAGCGGCTGCACGGCGAAATCGCCTACAGCGAGCTCATCGTCGTACCAGGCATGGGGCACATGATCCATCACCTCGCGCCCGGCCAGGTCGTCGGAGCCGTAGATCGCGCCATCGGCAAGGTGGGCGCGAGAGCAGCTTAA